In the genome of Pseudomonas sp. LBUM920, one region contains:
- the purL gene encoding phosphoribosylformylglycinamidine synthase, with amino-acid sequence MLILRGAPALSAFRHSKLLEQLSQKVPAVTGLYAEFAHFADVTGVLTADEQQVLARLLKYGPSVPVQEPDGRLFLVLPRFGTISPWSSKASDIARNCGLEKIQRLERGIAFYVAGQFSDAEAELIASSLHDRMTQIIVSQLEQAAGLFSHAEPKPLTAIDVLGGGRAALEKANTELGLALAEDEIDYLVNAFNGLKRNPHDIELMMFAQANSEHCRHKIFNASWDIDGQSQEKSLFGMIKNTYVMHSEGVLSAYKDNASVIVGSVAGRFFPDPETRQYGAVQEPVHILMKVETHNHPTAIAPFPGAATGSGGEIRDEGATGRGAKPKAGLTGFTVSNLQIPGFEQPWEVPYGKPERIVTALDIMIEGPLGGAAFNNEFGRPALTGYFRTFEQSITTPRGDEVRGYHKPIMLAGGMGNIREEHVKKGEILVGSKLIVLGGPAMLIGLGGGAASSMATGTSSADLDFASVQRENPEMERRCQEVIDRCWQLGDKNPISFIHDVGAGGLSNAFPELVNDGERGGRFELRNIPNDEPGMAPHEIWSNESQERYVLAVGPEDFARFQAICERERCPFAVVGEATAEPQLTVTDSHFGNSPVDMPLEVLLGKAPRMHRSAVREAELGDDFDPSTLELADSIERVLHHPAVASKSFLITIGDRTITGLVARDQMVGPWQVPVADVAVTATSFDVYTGEAMAMGERTPLALLDAPASGRMAIGETLTNIAASRIGKLSDIKLSANWMSAAGHPGEDARLYDTVKAVGMELCPELGITIPVGKDSMSMATRWNEDGTDKSVTSPLSLIVTGFAPVTDIRQTLTPQLRMDKGTTDLILIDLGRGQNRMGASILAQTHGKLGKHAPDVDDAEDLKAFFAVIQGLNADGHLLAYHDRSDGGLLTSVVELAFAGHCGLNIVLDSVAEDASEINGILFNEELGAVIQVRQDATPDVLAQFSAAGLDDCVAVIGQPINNGEVNISFNGDTVFAGQRRLLQRQWAETSYQIQRLRDNADCAEQEFDVILEEDNPGLSTKLSFDVNQDIAAPYIKKGIRPQVAVLREQGVNGQVEMAAAFDRAGFNAIDVHMSDILAGRVDLNAFKGLVACGGFSYGDVLGAGEGWAKSALFNSRARDAFQGFFERNDSFTLGVCNGCQMMSNLSELIPGSEFWPHFVRNRSEQFEARVAMVQVQESNSIFLQGMAGSRMPIAIAHGEGHAEFESEEALLEADLSGCVAMRFVDNHGKVTESYPANPNGSPRGITGLTSRDGRVTIMMPHPERVFRAVQNSWRPEEWNEDGAWMRMFRNARVWVN; translated from the coding sequence ATGTTGATCCTGCGCGGCGCTCCTGCCCTTTCTGCCTTTCGCCACAGCAAACTCCTTGAGCAACTGAGCCAGAAGGTTCCAGCGGTTACAGGCTTGTATGCTGAATTTGCTCACTTCGCCGACGTCACCGGCGTGTTGACCGCCGACGAACAGCAAGTGCTGGCGCGCCTTCTGAAGTACGGCCCAAGCGTTCCCGTTCAAGAGCCTGACGGCCGCTTGTTCCTGGTTCTGCCGCGGTTCGGCACCATCTCGCCCTGGTCGAGCAAGGCCAGTGATATCGCCCGCAACTGTGGCCTGGAAAAAATCCAGCGCCTGGAGCGCGGTATCGCTTTCTATGTTGCCGGCCAGTTCAGCGATGCCGAAGCCGAGCTGATCGCCAGCAGCCTGCACGACCGCATGACGCAGATCATCGTCAGCCAGCTGGAACAGGCTGCCGGCCTGTTCAGCCACGCCGAACCCAAGCCGCTGACTGCGATTGACGTGCTCGGCGGTGGCCGCGCCGCCCTCGAGAAGGCCAACACCGAACTGGGCCTGGCCCTGGCCGAAGACGAGATCGACTACCTGGTCAACGCCTTCAACGGCTTGAAGCGCAACCCGCACGACATCGAGCTGATGATGTTTGCGCAGGCCAACTCCGAGCATTGCCGTCACAAGATCTTCAACGCCAGTTGGGACATCGACGGCCAAAGCCAGGAAAAAAGCCTGTTCGGCATGATCAAGAACACCTACGTGATGCACAGCGAAGGCGTTCTGTCGGCTTATAAGGACAACGCCTCGGTGATCGTCGGCTCGGTGGCCGGCCGTTTCTTCCCGGACCCTGAGACCCGCCAGTACGGCGCGGTGCAGGAGCCGGTGCACATCCTGATGAAGGTTGAGACCCACAACCACCCGACCGCAATTGCCCCGTTCCCGGGCGCAGCTACGGGTTCGGGCGGCGAAATCCGCGACGAAGGCGCCACCGGCCGTGGCGCCAAGCCAAAGGCGGGCCTGACCGGTTTCACCGTGTCCAACCTGCAGATCCCAGGTTTCGAACAGCCGTGGGAAGTGCCGTACGGCAAGCCTGAGCGCATCGTGACCGCGCTGGACATCATGATCGAAGGCCCGCTGGGCGGCGCCGCGTTCAACAACGAATTCGGGCGTCCGGCCCTGACCGGTTACTTCCGTACCTTTGAACAGTCCATCACCACCCCGCGTGGCGATGAAGTGCGCGGCTACCACAAGCCAATCATGTTGGCCGGCGGCATGGGCAACATCCGTGAAGAACACGTCAAGAAAGGCGAGATTCTGGTCGGCTCCAAGCTGATCGTACTCGGCGGCCCGGCCATGTTGATCGGCCTGGGCGGCGGCGCTGCTTCCTCCATGGCCACCGGCACCAGCTCGGCCGACCTGGATTTTGCTTCCGTACAGCGCGAAAACCCAGAGATGGAACGCCGCTGCCAGGAAGTCATCGACCGTTGCTGGCAGCTGGGTGACAAGAACCCGATCAGCTTCATCCACGACGTCGGCGCCGGCGGTTTGTCCAACGCCTTCCCGGAACTGGTCAACGATGGCGAGCGTGGCGGTCGTTTCGAACTGCGCAACATTCCAAACGACGAGCCGGGCATGGCCCCGCACGAAATCTGGAGTAACGAATCCCAGGAACGCTACGTACTGGCCGTCGGCCCTGAAGACTTCGCGCGCTTCCAGGCCATCTGCGAGCGTGAGCGTTGCCCGTTTGCCGTGGTCGGCGAAGCCACTGCCGAGCCGCAACTGACGGTCACCGACAGCCACTTCGGCAACAGCCCGGTCGACATGCCGCTGGAAGTGCTGCTGGGCAAAGCCCCGCGCATGCACCGTTCGGCGGTGCGTGAAGCCGAGCTGGGCGACGACTTCGACCCAAGCACTCTCGAACTGGCCGACAGCATCGAACGCGTGCTGCACCACCCGGCCGTGGCGAGCAAAAGCTTCCTGATCACCATCGGCGACCGCACCATCACCGGCCTCGTGGCCCGTGACCAAATGGTTGGCCCATGGCAAGTGCCGGTGGCCGACGTTGCCGTCACCGCCACCAGCTTCGACGTCTACACCGGTGAAGCCATGGCCATGGGCGAGCGCACGCCGTTGGCCCTGCTGGACGCCCCGGCGTCGGGCCGCATGGCCATTGGTGAAACCCTCACCAACATCGCCGCCTCCCGCATCGGCAAGCTGTCCGACATCAAACTGTCGGCCAACTGGATGTCCGCTGCCGGTCACCCAGGTGAAGACGCGCGCCTGTACGACACCGTCAAGGCTGTCGGCATGGAGCTGTGCCCTGAGCTGGGCATCACCATTCCGGTGGGCAAGGACTCGATGTCCATGGCCACCCGTTGGAACGAAGACGGCACCGACAAGAGCGTGACCTCGCCGCTGTCGTTGATCGTTACCGGTTTTGCACCGGTGACCGACATCCGCCAGACCCTGACCCCGCAACTGCGCATGGACAAGGGCACCACCGATCTGATCCTGATCGACCTGGGCCGTGGCCAGAACCGCATGGGCGCCTCGATCCTCGCGCAAACCCACGGCAAGCTCGGCAAGCACGCGCCGGATGTGGATGACGCCGAAGACCTGAAAGCCTTCTTCGCCGTGATCCAGGGCTTGAACGCCGACGGCCACCTGCTGGCTTACCACGACCGTTCCGACGGCGGCTTGCTGACCAGCGTTGTAGAACTGGCGTTTGCCGGTCACTGCGGCCTGAACATCGTGCTCGACAGCGTTGCCGAGGATGCGTCCGAAATCAACGGCATCCTGTTCAACGAAGAGTTGGGCGCCGTGATCCAGGTTCGCCAGGACGCCACGCCAGACGTGCTTGCACAATTCAGCGCCGCCGGCCTGGACGACTGCGTGGCAGTGATCGGTCAGCCGATCAACAACGGTGAGGTCAACATCTCCTTCAATGGCGACACTGTGTTTGCCGGCCAGCGCCGTCTGCTGCAACGCCAGTGGGCCGAGACCAGCTACCAGATCCAACGCCTGCGTGACAACGCCGACTGCGCCGAGCAGGAATTCGACGTGATCCTGGAAGAAGACAACCCGGGCCTGAGCACCAAGCTCAGCTTCGACGTCAACCAGGACATCGCCGCGCCTTACATCAAAAAAGGCATTCGCCCACAAGTTGCGGTACTGCGTGAGCAGGGCGTCAACGGCCAGGTAGAAATGGCGGCTGCGTTCGACCGCGCCGGCTTCAATGCGATCGACGTGCACATGAGCGACATCCTCGCCGGTCGCGTTGACCTCAACGCGTTCAAAGGCCTCGTCGCCTGTGGCGGTTTCTCCTACGGCGACGTGCTGGGTGCCGGTGAAGGCTGGGCCAAGTCGGCCCTGTTCAACAGCCGTGCGCGTGATGCGTTCCAAGGCTTCTTCGAGCGTAACGACAGCTTCACACTGGGTGTGTGCAACGGTTGCCAGATGATGTCCAACCTCAGCGAACTGATCCCGGGCAGCGAGTTCTGGCCGCACTTTGTGCGTAACCGTTCCGAGCAGTTCGAAGCCCGTGTGGCCATGGTGCAGGTGCAGGAGTCCAACTCGATCTTCCTGCAAGGCATGGCCGGTTCGCGCATGCCAATCGCCATCGCCCACGGCGAAGGCCATGCCGAGTTCGAAAGCGAAGAAGCGTTGCTCGAAGCCGACCTGTCCGGCTGCGTGGCCATGCGCTTCGTCGATAACCACGGCAAGGTCACCGAAAGCTACCCGGCCAACCCGAACGGCTCGCCGCGCGGGATCACCGGCCTGACCAGCCGCGACGGTCGCGTGACCATCATGATGCCGCACCCGGAGCGTGTATTCCGCGCCGTGCAGAACTCGTGGCGCCCGGAAGAGTGGAACGAAGACGGCGCCTGGATGCGCATGTTCCGCAACGCCCGCGTGTGGGTGAACTAA